A section of the Drosophila subobscura isolate 14011-0131.10 chromosome A, UCBerk_Dsub_1.0, whole genome shotgun sequence genome encodes:
- the LOC117893728 gene encoding uncharacterized protein LOC117893728 yields MFAPGVCLVFVSVFLVFPVNGAAPPLSVNVHGDTAGAGASSLLPSACRGTVNGSVEIRLPFMDMELRHEHPLYLLREPIEDVLLVLHGHELFQLHVASGDKRLVRLGELAGRVRSMPAASLGAEVVAWRQFLLLAIVLPETLEVYQLPKEQLMADGTQLSFEPIQEFSLSQGFQQMHLLRHPAPEKVLLLLASNYTKSQGRIQTFEWLDTYFNPVEDLVLPAIRTLQLVGQQPLYILTGRSLRGSHSKLVLTVFELDSATMRLRTRQTLTTQARHVLAFRFRERNCFIACTSNATASAGVASPACLFFRMVEGQFVVYRKHVQRDLYFSRLAVAQQGRLLIGARSNGEVLVFNSPRLDCYNGFVMRGDGNVQPSGLLSHHNALNESFLLLAYRRSSSDLVRMVQLGGDPQLQQPQQQGQERQATSNQVGGEDLSVVQLHRHEFEDTLSSLRGLLLRRKASMEELSRWQKLLQHHSSIHMQKPFHLMAKGRIQRLQLQGSHLLSPTQLKQRLEELRARFVAIPIRHSRSRVPRSFGAGNASDAIELLKVKRLKVKNLLYQGQLLAGHTLDASLLTIREPLRTKALHTEQLLTPQDYQNGQQTVAPSSGTQSPKADVWVRHLLVDRINGVSWFEFYDSLFLRSRDDRLEGRVIFQSRSRVVNLQATLLNGLVVAQLFNLRRHQVISSNLVMSAFYVSRLEAGRVNGLDFARDIVFRGGNTTWIKTPVRINQMSVSGDILVGKQPRDSSRQMQSDSHRLQQYYTGRVTIKGSLTLNNVKRDTPRSRLQLATGQSLLKKDLHSHYLLAHGAQNVSQLRFGNAKVTTPSLATSRIQGHPVAEHLLTRGSQRGEAWSNRTAHIIFMNVSVEGDIVCRDYTSRLALIAQEAVRHGQLANITGHKHFSAPLTVQTLLSQQLNGVPVAELMLKSQSVQNFTGAKRFQRLVIGQDMEIRRNLNVSRLNGLALAQLLGHALSLQRLELEPVQLQSLHFRRLNGLAFDELLGKLSAGSEAGTGPQLLLHKQLLIEGNVRFERGLQLREVNGIQWEDYLSRLVRPDANAVLAGRKTFLAPVQLTDALQSPHINGLDVSSQLDNTLLRTTPQAITGAYSFRRMRASHVDVPLLNGVPAQLFVDTRQEELLLRGDLTVALLSVNGSLGCPKDVAGGLHELDTRLAALWQQPWRRVVVTGDALWQQQEQEQDGHLSYLRQHAVRREGNQTIAGTVLLRQPRLARLHTRQEQPLLAELNFTRLAADALLRWTASNESQLVKAPQLLLGAVWAKSLDLAGDGHFGRLNGIDLERLNASLYRLSQGGAIRAELRFATPPRLGRLALGQHGLVNGAPVAGIFVQGGDKPWPRASFRQLRVEQDLRLGSVNEMSLDYFFEHRVPLRGPTMEVFGGLSFERLILEGRPLLRSINGIGLEDVVYRHSPRLQSFGGSKTFAGGVEFAGPAHVMSLNGRDLSESYRQSIFKDRDYNIDSLWLDEAHFPAGLVYVDERPPPAPSADYLLREAAGERDLEAPLDALEDLLEKSKGKRRRLLYLDYDQQPFKASWSQAAAPANESFDLQGSLSLGQQSADICQSRQLRAQLQLQPARIRLSNVSLSRELLRLDAGDVRVKVQNHCQRPVKRLRSTIKIECRNESFALGMRQPVEQLEMLDEGRLILLGSGIEVRILRLSTSNCSLTDWQSLDSVDGRLMKVVRAGKAKQQQLLLASGVHSHRPALSIHVRDPVSERFLLAQLIGGDYDLAEFQEDQLMLSCRGCRHIAIFVQEEDGARFVPLQQLRFQEPIQQMIPLSVAGERYLLVLTQPEAKPFYLFGYGQVGGWLQHSYGHKADGQQWALPLVHSGEELQQQEAPLVLLCGAAGECTLVRALLD; encoded by the exons ATGTTCGCACCTGGCGTGTGCTTAGTTTTTGTGAGTGTTTTCCTAGTTTTTCCGGTGAATGGCGCCGCTCCACCGCTCTCAGTGAACGTTCATGGAGAtactgctggtgctggggcttcCTCGTTGCTTCCCAGTGCGTGTCGCGGCACTGTGAATGGCAGCGTGGAGATCCGTCTGCCGTTTATGGACATGGAGCTGCGCCACGAGCATCCGCTCTATTTGCTGCGCGAACCCATCGaggatgtgctgctggtgctgcacgGCCACGAGCTCTTTCAGCTGCACGTGGCCAGCGGGGACAAGCGTCTGGTGCGCCTGGGCGAGTTGGCAGGACGCGTGCGGTCGATGCCCGCTGCGTCTCTGGGCGCCGAGGTGGTGGCCTGGCGccagttcctgctgctggccatcgtGCTGCCCGAGACACTGGAGGTTTACCAGCTGCCCAAGGAGCAGCTCATGGCCGATGGCACACAGCTGAGCTTTGAGCCCATTCAGGAGTTCTCGCTGTCACAAGGCTTCCAGCAGATGCACCTGCTCAGGCATCCGGCGCCGGagaaggtgctgctgctgctggcttccAACTACACGAAATCCCAAGGGCGGATTCA AACCTTCGAGTGGCTGGACACGTACTTCAATCCCGTGGAAGATTTAGTCCTGCCCGCCATCCGCACGCTCCAGCTGGTGGGGCAACAGCCGCTGTACATCCTCACCGGCCGTTCCCTACGCGGCTCCCACTCCAAG ttGGTGCTCACCGTTTTCGAGCTGGACTCGGCCACGATGCGCCTGCGAACACGTCAGACCCTAACCACTCAGGCCCGGCATGTGCTGGCTTTCCGTTTTCGCGAACGCAATTGCTTCATTGCGTGCACCTCCAATGCGACTGCCAGTGCTGGCGTTGCctcccctgcctgcctgttctTCCGCATGGTCGAGGGACAGTTTGTGGTGTACCGCAAGCACGTGCAGCGGGATTTGTACTTCTCCCGCCTGGCGGTGGCCCAGCAGGGTCGTCTCCTGATCGGCGCACGCTCCAACGGCGAAGTGCTCGTCTTCAATAGCCCGCGGCTGGACTGCTACAATGGATTTGTTATGCGTGGAGACGGGAATGTCCAGCCGAGCGGCTTGCTCAGCCATCACAACGCGCTGAACGAGAGCTTCCTGTTGCTGGCCTACCGTCGATCGTCGAGCGATCTGGTGCGCATGGTGCAGCTCGGTGGAGATccgcaactgcagcagccgcagcagcaggggcaggagcggCAGGCGACCAGCAACCAAGTGGGCGGAGAGGACTTGAGCGTCGTGCAGCTGCATCGCCACGAGTTCGAGGATACCCTATCGAGCCTAAGGGGCCTTCTGTTGCGGCGCAAAGCTTCCATGGAAGAGCTAAGTCGCTGGCAGAAGCTGCTCCAACATCACTCATCGATCCACATGCAGAAACCCTTTCATTTGATGGCAAAAGGACGCATCCAAAGGCTACAGCTGCAGGGCAGTCATCTGCTTAGTCCCACACAGCTTAAGCAGCGtctggaggagctgcgtgCACGATTCGTAGCCATACCCATACGCCACAGTCGTAGCCGTGTGCCGCGTTCCTTTGGGGCGGGCAATGCCAGCGATGCCATTGAGCTGCTGAAGGTGAAGCGATTAAAAGTCAAGAATCTACTCTACCAGGGCCAGTTGCTGGCAG GCCACACATTGGACGCGTCTCTGTTGACCATCAGGGAACCCTTGCGGACCAAGGCGTTGCACACAGAGCAGCTGCTCACGCCGCAGGACTACCAGAATGGGCAGCAAACGGTCGCCCCATCGAGTGGAACCCAATCACCCAAGGCGGATGTGTGGGTGCGCCATTTGCTTGTGGATCGAATCAATGGTGTGTCCTGGTTTGAGTTCTACGACTCGCTGTTCCTGCGTTCCCGCGACGATCGGCTGGAGGGACGCGTCATCTTTCAGTCGCGGTCGCGTGTGGTGAACCTGCAGGCGACACTGCTCAATGGCCTGGTGGTGGCGCAGCTGTTCAATCTGCGTCGCCATCAGGTGATTAGCTCCAACTTGGTCATGTCCGCCTTCTATGTGTCCCGCCTGGAGGCGGGGCGAGTGAATGGCCTGGACTTTGCCCGTGACATCGTCTTTCGTGGCGGCAACACAACGTGGATAAAGA CGCCTGTGCGCATCAATCAGATGAGCGTCTCGGGGGATATCCTGGTGGGCAAGCAGCcgagagacagcagcagacagatgCAGTCGGACAGCCATCGCCTGCAGCAATACTACACGGGCAGGGTGACCATCAAGGGCTCCCTGACGTTGAACAATGTGAAGAGGGATACGCCGCGGTCGCGCCTACAGCTGGCCACGGGCCAATCGCTGCTCAAGAAGGATCTCCACTCGCACTACCTGCTCGCCCACGGTGCGCAGAACGTCAGCCAGCTGCGATTTGGCAATGCCAAAGTGACGACACCCTCGCTGGCCACCAGCCGCATACAGGGCCACCCAGTGGCGGAGCATCTGCTGACCAGGGGCAGCCAGAGGGGTGAGGCGTGGAGCAACCGCACCGCGCACATCATCTTCATGAACGTGAGCGTCGAGGGCGACATTGTCTGTCGCGATTACACCTCCCGCCTGGCCTTGATCGCCCAGGAGGCGGTGCGTCACGGCCAGTTGGCGAATATTACGGGCCACAAGCACTTCAGCGCCCCGCTCACCGTGCAGACGCTGCTCAGCCAACAGCTGAACGGCGTGCCTGTGGCGGAGCTGATGCTCAAGTCTCAGTCCGTGCAGAACTTCACCGGAGCCAAGAGATTCCAGCGTTTGGTCATTGGCCAGGACATGGAGATTCGCAGGAACCTGAATGTCAGTCGCCTCAATGGCCTGGCACTCGCCCAGTTGCTGGGCCACGCCCTCAGCCTGCAGCGGCTCGAGCTGGAGCCAGTGCAGCTGCAGAGCCTCCACTTCCGACGCCTCAACGGCCTGGCCTTTGACGAGCTGCTGGGCAAACTGTCGGCGGGCAGCgaggctgggactgggccgcagctgctgctccacaagCAGCTCCTCATCGAGGGGAATGTCCGCTTCGAGCGGGGACTCCAGCTGCGGGAGGTGAATGGCATCCAGTGGGAGGATTATCTCTCCCGTTTGGTACGTCCCGATGCCAACGCCGTGCTGGCTGGCCGCAAGACCTTCCTGGCACCCGTTCAACTGACCGACGCCCTGCAGTCGCCGCACATCAATGGCCTGGACGTGAGCAGCCAGCTGGACAACACGCTGCTCCGGACCACGCCGCAGGCCATCACGGGAGCCTACAGCTTCCGGCGAATGAGGGCCAGCCACGTGGATGTGCCCCTGCTGAATGGTGTGCCCGCCCAGCTCTTTGTGGACAcgcggcaggaggagctgctgctgcggggagATCTCACTGTGGCCCTGCTAAGTGTCAATGGGAGTCTCGGGTGCCCCAAGGATGTGGCGGGAGGACTGCACGAACTGGACACTAGACTGGCGGCACTCTGGCAGCAGCCGTGGCGCCGTGTGGTGGTAACAGGCGATGccctctggcagcagcaggagcaggagcaggatggACATCTCAGCTATCTGCGGCAGCATGCAGTGAGGCGGGAGGGCAACCAGACGATTGCCGGAACcgtgctgctgcggcaaccCCGCCTGGCGAGGCTGCACAcgaggcaggagcagccgctgctggcggAGCTCAACTTCACCCGCCTGGCGGCCGATGCCCTGCTCCGATGGACGGCCAGCAACGAGAGTCAGCTGGTGAAGgcgccgcagctgctgctgggtgccgTCTGGGCGAAGAGCTTGGACCTGGCAGGCGATGGACACTTTGGGCGGCTGAACGGAATCGATTTGGAGCGCCTGAACGCCTCCCTCTACCGCCTGTCCCAAGGTGGAGCCATACGCGCGGAGCTGCGCTTCGCCACGCCACCGCGGCTGGGCAGACTGGCGCTGGGGCAGCACGGCCTGGTCAACGGTGCGCCTGTCGCGGGCATCTTTGTGCAGGGCGGCGACAAGCCCTGGCCCCGGGCCAGCTTCAGGCAGCTGCGTGTGGAGCAGGACCTGCGGCTGGGCAGCGTCAATGAGATGAGCTTGGACTACTTTTTCGAGCACCGCGTGCCGCTGCGCGGCCCCACCATGGAGGTGTTTGGTGGCCTGAGCTTCGAGCGGCTGATCCTCGAGGGCCGGCCGCTGCTGCGTTCGATCAACGGCATTGGGCTGGAGGATGTCGTCTATCGGCACAGCCCGCGGCTGCAGTCGTTTGGCGGCAGCAAGACCTTTGCGGGCGGCGTGGAGTTCGCGGGACCCGCGCATGTGATGAGCCTCAATGGCAGGGATCTCAGCGAGAGCTATCGGCAGAGCATCTTCAAGGATCGCGACTACAACATTGACAGCCTGTGGCTGGATGAGGCGCACTTTCCGGCCGGACTCGTCTATGTGGACGAGAGGCCGCCGCCCGCTCCTTCCGCGGATTATCTGCTACGTGAAGCCGCTGGCGAGCGAGACCTCGAGGCACCACTGGACGCGCTGGAGGATCTGCTGGAAAAGAGCAAGGGAAAGCGGCGACGGCTACTCTACCTGGACTACGACCAGCAGCCCTTCAAGGCGAGCTGGTCGCAggcggcagcaccagccaaTGAATCCTTTGACCTTCAGGGCAGCCTCAGCCTCGGGCAGCAGTCGGCCGACATCTGCCAGAGCCGCCAGCTGAGAgcccagctgcagttgcagccagCGAGGATCCGCCTGAGCAACGTCAGCCTGTCCCGAGAGCTGCTCCGTCTCGACGCTGGGGATGTGCGCGTCAAGGTGCAGAATCACTGCCAGCGACCGGTGAAGCGGCTCCGCAGCACCATCAAAATCGAGTGCAGGAACGAGTCGTTTGCCTTGGGCATGCGCCAGCCCGTGGAGCAACTGGAGATGCTCGATGAGGGCAGATTGATTCTGCTGGGCAGTGGCATCGAAGTGCGCATTCTGCGGCTGAGCACGAGCAACTGCAGCCTCACCGACTGGCAGTCCCTGGACTCGGTGGATGGCCGCCTGATGAAGGTCGTACGCGCGGGgaaagccaagcagcagcagctgctgctggccagtggAGTGCACAGCCATCGTCCGGCACTCTCCATACACGTGAGGGATCCAGTCAGTGAGCGTTTCCTGCTCGCGCAACTCATCGGCGGGGACTACGATCTGGCGGAGTTCCAGGAGGACCAGCTAATGCTCAGCTGTCGCGGATGTCGCCACATAGCCATCTTcgtgcaggaggaggacggTGCGCGCTttgtgccgctgcagcagttgcGCTTCCAGGAGCCCATCCAGCAGATGATTCCGCTGAGCGTGGCCGGGGAGCGGTATCTGCTGGTGCTCACACAGCCAGAGGCGAAGCCCTTCTACTTGTTCGGCTATGGCCAGGTGGGCGGCTGGCTGCAGCACTCCTACGGCCACAAGGCAGACGGCCAGCAGTGGGCCCTGCCGCTGGTGCACTCTGGCGAggaattgcagcagcaggaggcgccTCTAGTGCTGCTTTGTGGAGCGGCAGGGGAGTGCACACTGGTCAGAGCTTTGCTGGattag